In a single window of the Motilibacter peucedani genome:
- a CDS encoding SRPBCC family protein — protein MSTASGGSRHLTVRVERSAAEVYAYACDPAHLPEWAAGLATTLERHGDQWVVRMPDGEAVLEMGPPNELGVLDHWVTTPDGHRHYNPMRVLALDDGCEVVFSLRPTPGMTDAELERDAATVQADLERLRDRVQAPAG, from the coding sequence ATGAGCACCGCGAGCGGCGGCTCCCGCCACCTCACCGTCCGGGTCGAGCGCAGCGCGGCGGAGGTCTACGCGTACGCGTGCGACCCCGCGCACCTGCCCGAGTGGGCGGCGGGCCTCGCCACCACCCTCGAGCGCCACGGGGACCAGTGGGTCGTCCGGATGCCCGACGGCGAGGCGGTGCTCGAGATGGGGCCGCCCAACGAGCTGGGGGTCCTCGACCACTGGGTGACTACGCCCGACGGGCACCGGCACTACAACCCGATGCGGGTGCTCGCCCTCGACGACGGCTGCGAGGTCGTCTTCTCCCTGCGGCCCACGCCCGGCATGACCGACGCCGAGCTCGAGCGCGACGCCGCCACGGTGCAGGCCGACCTCGAGCGCCTCCGCGACCGGGTGCAAGCGCCCGCCGGGTGA